One segment of Moorella sp. E308F DNA contains the following:
- a CDS encoding iron-containing alcohol dehydrogenase: MMKFEYYNPTRLIFGVGSLERLGEVISKYGKKALLVIGKGSVKRTGIFDRAVSSLERAGVEVVEFLGVEPNPRLSTVIRGAEVAKEEGCDVVIGMGGGSVMDAAKVTAAAIFYEGDLRGMFRQGGKIKRPPEKALPIITIPTLAATGSEMNCFAAITLDEEKTKTVTWAEVLYPRVAIADPELTITVPKNYTAYGIVDIITHVSEPYFNSMSGKTPIQKRFTEGLILTILEWGPKAVANGQDLEARTQIQWASIVALNGWVQVGTNPAYPVHWIEDMLSGLYDVPHGAGLAAINPAWMRFAAKHNPERFAQFAQRIFKVSAEGRDTLEVAMEGIDRFEEFLRSIGCPTRLSELGIGEITEDMLRHWADKTLEVFGYEAGRLPGKPPLSKEDIVEILRMAM; this comes from the coding sequence ATGATGAAGTTTGAGTACTACAACCCGACGAGGTTGATTTTCGGTGTTGGATCTCTGGAAAGGCTTGGGGAAGTGATAAGTAAGTATGGTAAAAAAGCGTTGCTCGTCATCGGTAAAGGAAGTGTGAAAAGAACGGGCATATTCGACAGAGCCGTTTCAAGTTTAGAAAGAGCAGGAGTTGAAGTAGTGGAATTTTTAGGGGTTGAGCCAAACCCTAGGCTCTCGACAGTCATTAGAGGAGCAGAGGTGGCTAAGGAAGAAGGCTGTGATGTGGTTATAGGAATGGGCGGTGGAAGTGTGATGGATGCTGCAAAGGTTACTGCGGCAGCCATTTTTTACGAAGGAGATCTGAGGGGCATGTTCAGGCAAGGTGGGAAGATAAAAAGACCTCCTGAAAAAGCGCTTCCAATTATTACCATTCCCACTTTAGCAGCCACTGGTTCTGAAATGAATTGCTTCGCAGCAATAACCCTAGACGAGGAAAAAACAAAAACAGTAACATGGGCTGAAGTTCTCTATCCTCGTGTCGCAATTGCAGATCCTGAGCTTACAATAACCGTTCCTAAAAATTACACAGCCTACGGGATTGTTGATATAATAACTCACGTGAGTGAGCCCTATTTCAACAGCATGAGTGGAAAAACACCCATTCAGAAAAGATTTACGGAGGGGCTAATTCTTACGATCTTAGAATGGGGGCCTAAGGCTGTAGCAAACGGACAAGATTTGGAAGCGAGAACACAGATTCAGTGGGCTTCAATCGTTGCTTTAAATGGTTGGGTACAGGTTGGAACTAACCCAGCTTATCCAGTCCATTGGATCGAAGATATGCTTTCCGGACTTTATGATGTTCCACATGGAGCAGGATTGGCAGCGATAAATCCGGCGTGGATGCGCTTTGCAGCAAAGCACAACCCGGAGCGCTTCGCTCAGTTTGCACAGCGTATATTTAAAGTGTCTGCAGAAGGAAGGGATACACTCGAAGTTGCCATGGAAGGCATCGACAGGTTTGAGGAATTCCTACGCTCGATTGGATGTCCAACACGTTTATCTGAGCTAGGAATTGGAGAAATCACAGAAGATATGCTCCGGCACTGGGCTGACAAGACCCTTGAGGTTTTCGGTTATGAAGCTGGAAGGCTTCCAGGTAAGCCCCCATTGAGCAAGGAAGATATTGTGGAAATACTACGCATGGCAATGTAA
- a CDS encoding DUF362 domain-containing protein, protein MKRGIYIILLSAILLFFLITGCGTNFIDSPDKSASESKTSQTASNNAANESQAGTDKDEARGETPKVYMTTDISPKGLMAIYKALGREATGKVAVKIHTGEPGGTNFLSPDLIKDLVQYVNGTIVECNTAYGGSRASTAMHLQVAKDHGFTAIADVDIMDADGSVSLPVTNGKHLREVKVGSHYKNYDFFIILSHFKGHAMAGFGGAIKNMAIGIASAGGKVLIHTAGATDKTSDFALSFRTPQEAFLESMAEAAKAIADDLGDNILYINVMNRLSVDCDCDPSPAEPDMHDIGILGSLDPVALDKACVDLVYSAPDGQSLVERIESRNGIHTLDYAEEIGLGSQAYQLVRIDD, encoded by the coding sequence ATGAAAAGAGGAATCTATATTATTCTATTGTCCGCCATTCTGTTATTTTTTCTTATAACAGGATGTGGAACAAATTTTATAGATAGTCCGGATAAAAGCGCCTCGGAGAGTAAAACGTCGCAGACGGCAAGTAACAATGCGGCTAATGAATCTCAAGCGGGTACTGATAAGGATGAAGCAAGGGGTGAAACGCCGAAGGTCTATATGACCACTGATATCAGCCCGAAGGGCTTAATGGCTATTTACAAAGCTTTAGGCCGCGAGGCAACCGGGAAGGTAGCTGTAAAGATTCACACGGGTGAGCCCGGGGGCACAAACTTCCTTTCTCCCGACCTCATAAAAGACCTTGTCCAGTATGTAAACGGTACCATCGTGGAGTGTAACACGGCTTACGGCGGCTCCCGCGCCAGCACAGCAATGCATCTTCAAGTTGCAAAAGATCATGGGTTTACCGCCATTGCTGATGTAGATATCATGGATGCGGACGGCTCCGTCAGTTTGCCTGTCACAAATGGAAAACATTTAAGGGAAGTCAAAGTGGGTTCTCATTACAAGAATTATGATTTCTTTATCATCCTATCCCACTTCAAAGGACATGCCATGGCTGGTTTCGGGGGCGCAATAAAAAACATGGCAATCGGTATTGCATCAGCCGGTGGAAAAGTGTTGATTCATACAGCCGGAGCCACCGATAAAACTAGTGACTTTGCTCTCAGTTTCAGAACCCCGCAGGAGGCGTTTCTAGAGTCTATGGCGGAGGCTGCAAAAGCTATTGCTGACGACTTGGGTGACAATATTTTGTATATAAATGTTATGAACCGTTTATCGGTAGACTGTGATTGCGATCCAAGCCCCGCAGAACCGGATATGCATGACATCGGCATTCTTGGATCACTGGACCCGGTGGCGTTAGATAAAGCCTGCGTAGATCTTGTTTACTCAGCTCCTGATGGGCAGTCGCTGGTGGAGCGCATCGAATCCAGAAACGGCATCCATACGTTGGATTATGCGGAAGAGATAGGTCTTGGCAGCCAGGCATATCAACTGGTGAGAATTGATGATTGA
- a CDS encoding nitroreductase family protein → MPDFMLELAKGRRSIRKYTEEPIAEETLDAILKTALLAPSSWGEKVVEFVVVEDKEVLRDLARCKRIGALSVRDATVAVVVIVDRDRSKLWIEDGAVAATYLLLAAEYHGIGACWNHIRGREGQNASSEKEIQKLLGIPEKYGVLCVVAMGHKDENKAAYTDADIPLQNIHRGTFHSVTSQRRNHK, encoded by the coding sequence ATGCCTGATTTCATGCTTGAACTGGCGAAAGGAAGGCGCTCCATTCGAAAATATACGGAAGAACCCATTGCTGAGGAAACCCTTGATGCGATTTTGAAAACAGCTCTTTTGGCTCCGTCTTCATGGGGAGAGAAAGTGGTGGAGTTTGTTGTTGTGGAAGACAAAGAAGTCCTGCGGGATTTGGCGCGGTGCAAGAGAATCGGTGCACTTTCAGTTAGAGATGCGACTGTTGCGGTAGTTGTCATTGTTGATCGTGACAGGTCCAAGCTGTGGATTGAGGACGGGGCGGTGGCAGCGACCTATTTGCTGCTTGCCGCTGAATATCACGGTATCGGAGCTTGCTGGAACCACATACGCGGCCGCGAAGGCCAAAATGCGTCTTCGGAAAAAGAAATTCAAAAACTCCTTGGGATTCCGGAAAAATACGGTGTTCTTTGTGTCGTTGCCATGGGCCATAAGGACGAAAATAAGGCTGCATACACGGATGCCGACATTCCCTTACAAAATATCCATCGTGGAACATTCCATAGTGTGACATCACAAAGAAGAAACCATAAGTAA
- a CDS encoding flavodoxin: MAKQILIAYFTWSGNTRKIANLIHKEIGGTIFEIQPEVPYPSSYNEVVAQAKKEIQAGYKPPLKTKIDHIESYDIIFVGSPNWWSTIAPPVATFLSEYDLSGKTIVPFCTHGGGGMGRIISDIVKLCPKSTILEEFVIYGSGAGDAQAKVSQWLLKIGITQ; this comes from the coding sequence ATGGCTAAACAAATCCTTATTGCATATTTTACCTGGTCCGGAAACACGCGTAAAATTGCAAATCTAATTCACAAGGAGATTGGTGGAACCATTTTTGAGATACAGCCTGAAGTGCCCTATCCCAGTTCATACAATGAGGTTGTGGCACAAGCAAAGAAAGAAATACAGGCAGGATATAAGCCTCCCTTAAAAACAAAAATCGATCACATTGAATCTTATGACATAATTTTTGTTGGTTCACCCAATTGGTGGAGTACGATAGCCCCGCCAGTTGCAACATTTTTATCTGAATATGATTTGTCAGGAAAAACCATCGTGCCCTTTTGTACCCACGGCGGAGGGGGTATGGGGCGAATAATTAGTGATATTGTGAAGCTATGCCCTAAATCAACCATCCTGGAGGAATTTGTAATATATGGGAGCGGTGCAGGAGATGCACAAGCCAAGGTGTCCCAATGGCTGCTCAAAATAGGCATTACCCAGTGA
- a CDS encoding DUF4405 domain-containing protein, which translates to MDRKMNFRLSIDLAMTVLMLVAMAYQMTGNLVHELIGVTMFVLLFVHNLLNRRWYGSIFKGRYTVCRALSTATNLLLLVVMLLLMMTGLLISRDLFAFLRIKGGFSFTVRRLHTFAANWGLILMSVHLGTHWAMIMGIIRRMTGIATQSRTRIIIIRMLVALVVLYGMKSSFDLDIGSKLTMQFTFSYWDFEKAAPAFFIAYLSVMGIYIATACYGCKLLKKWGKVTNE; encoded by the coding sequence ATGGATCGTAAGATGAACTTTCGACTATCGATTGATCTTGCCATGACCGTCCTTATGCTGGTGGCAATGGCCTATCAGATGACCGGTAATCTAGTGCATGAATTAATCGGTGTTACGATGTTTGTGTTGTTGTTCGTCCACAATCTGCTCAACCGCCGCTGGTATGGCTCGATCTTCAAGGGCAGGTATACCGTTTGCCGGGCACTAAGCACTGCAACCAATCTGCTGCTTCTAGTGGTCATGCTGCTTTTGATGATGACCGGCCTCCTGATTTCTCGTGACCTTTTTGCCTTTCTTAGGATAAAAGGAGGCTTTAGCTTTACCGTGCGACGGCTTCATACCTTCGCAGCCAACTGGGGATTGATTCTCATGTCCGTCCACCTAGGGACGCATTGGGCAATGATAATGGGTATAATAAGGAGAATGACGGGCATAGCCACCCAAAGCCGTACTCGAATTATTATAATTCGTATGCTGGTAGCTCTTGTCGTCCTCTACGGGATGAAATCCTCTTTTGACCTCGATATCGGCTCCAAGCTAACGATGCAATTCACCTTCAGTTATTGGGATTTTGAGAAAGCGGCACCCGCCTTTTTTATCGCATATTTGTCTGTCATGGGAATTTACATAGCAACTGCCTGTTATGGTTGCAAGCTGCTAAAGAAATGGGGAAAAGTAACAAATGAGTGA
- a CDS encoding flavodoxin, whose product MKKILTLTLILIMCLSIASCGRTTNNTVGSDNNSNIQGQQSSATGKKENKILVAYFSRTGNTEVIANLIHESVGGDIFKIVTVDPYPTDYNACVEQARKELESNYRPKLATRVENMESYDVIFLGYPNWCGTMPMAVFTFLEEYNFSGKTIIPFCTHEGSGLGNSVRDIARLCPNSTLLDGLAIRGSNVRSAQTQKDVADWLHKIGMAE is encoded by the coding sequence ATGAAGAAAATATTGACACTAACCCTAATATTGATTATGTGTCTCTCCATTGCTTCCTGCGGAAGAACAACCAATAACACGGTCGGCAGTGATAACAATAGTAATATACAGGGGCAGCAATCTTCTGCAACGGGCAAAAAAGAAAACAAAATCCTTGTAGCATATTTCTCACGTACCGGCAATACTGAGGTAATTGCTAATCTAATTCACGAGAGCGTTGGAGGTGATATTTTTAAAATAGTGACTGTAGATCCATATCCTACCGATTATAATGCATGCGTGGAGCAAGCAAGAAAGGAACTAGAAAGCAACTATAGACCGAAACTTGCAACAAGAGTTGAGAACATGGAGTCCTACGATGTGATCTTCCTCGGTTATCCCAATTGGTGCGGTACTATGCCGATGGCGGTATTTACCTTCTTAGAAGAATATAATTTTTCCGGTAAGACCATTATCCCTTTCTGCACCCACGAGGGCAGCGGTCTGGGCAACAGTGTTCGCGATATCGCTAGGCTTTGTCCAAATTCTACGCTACTGGACGGGTTAGCGATCCGCGGCTCCAATGTGAGGTCTGCACAAACACAAAAGGACGTGGCAGACTGGCTGCATAAAATCGGCATGGCTGAATAA
- a CDS encoding (R)-mandelonitrile lyase yields the protein MDKTEPRNLGSSIIFPKGQQVASEYFIGRTWVETLVSNDSIFNCPIYNVNFEPGARNNWHKHPGGQILLVTGGRGYYQEEGRPVKIIKEGDVVKIQPDVKHWHGATQNSWLSHIAITTNSQKGEVEWMEPVSDEYYLRLKIEEEA from the coding sequence ATGGACAAAACCGAACCAAGAAACTTGGGCAGCAGTATAATTTTTCCAAAGGGGCAACAAGTTGCAAGTGAATATTTCATAGGAAGGACCTGGGTTGAAACGCTGGTTTCTAACGACAGCATCTTTAATTGTCCAATCTATAATGTTAACTTTGAGCCGGGTGCAAGGAATAATTGGCATAAACATCCTGGCGGACAGATTTTGCTTGTTACCGGAGGAAGAGGCTATTATCAGGAAGAAGGCCGGCCTGTAAAGATAATCAAAGAAGGCGACGTTGTAAAAATCCAGCCGGATGTGAAACATTGGCATGGAGCGACTCAAAATAGTTGGCTTTCTCATATCGCGATTACAACCAATTCTCAAAAGGGTGAAGTTGAATGGATGGAACCTGTTTCTGATGAATATTATTTGCGACTTAAAATAGAAGAAGAGGCATAA
- a CDS encoding IS110 family transposase produces the protein MGKTLFVGIDIGSDTNVVRILDDTGKDVCSFNVSNDLPGAERLVERIVAEAELLNADKVKIGMEATNLYWWHLSQALHEAPELSAFATEIAVINPKVIDGFKRIYPDMAKTDSLDARVIADCLRFGRVRPTPPPDMTYAPLQRLTRFRYHLVSNLTREKNRALNLIFLKFSTYQKECPFSDLFGQASRAVVGNLTPDEIANMPVEELVDMMLEHGNNRLKDVPEMARVIKQAARSSYRLNPKMRDAVDVTLAMSLETIRFFETQQKKIDQVIAKELKAIPQTLDTVPGIGPVYSAGIVAEIGDISRFKNHNALAKFAGLTWRQHQSSRFTAEDLPLTRSGNYYLRYYLIEAANSVRVREPEYAAFYRKKFTEARHHHHKRALVLSARKLVRMVFTLLSEGQIYRQRRLG, from the coding sequence ATGGGTAAAACCCTTTTTGTCGGTATCGATATAGGGTCCGACACCAATGTGGTCCGCATCCTCGACGATACCGGTAAAGATGTCTGTAGTTTCAACGTTTCCAACGACCTCCCCGGGGCCGAAAGGCTTGTGGAAAGGATTGTTGCGGAAGCTGAGTTACTTAATGCTGATAAGGTTAAGATTGGCATGGAAGCTACTAACCTGTATTGGTGGCACCTTTCCCAGGCCCTGCATGAGGCTCCTGAACTCTCGGCTTTTGCTACTGAAATAGCGGTGATTAACCCTAAGGTAATTGATGGTTTTAAGCGTATCTACCCGGATATGGCTAAGACCGATTCCTTGGATGCCCGGGTTATTGCTGATTGCTTGCGGTTTGGACGGGTACGTCCAACACCCCCTCCTGATATGACCTATGCTCCTTTGCAACGGCTTACCCGGTTTCGCTATCACCTGGTCAGTAACCTCACTCGTGAGAAGAATAGGGCCCTCAATCTGATATTCCTTAAGTTCTCTACCTACCAGAAGGAGTGCCCCTTCTCCGATTTGTTCGGGCAGGCCTCCCGGGCCGTCGTTGGCAACCTCACCCCTGATGAAATTGCTAATATGCCGGTGGAAGAACTGGTCGATATGATGCTTGAGCACGGTAATAACCGCTTGAAGGATGTCCCGGAGATGGCCAGAGTTATTAAACAGGCGGCCCGCAGTTCCTACCGTTTAAACCCTAAAATGCGGGATGCTGTTGATGTTACCCTGGCCATGTCCCTGGAAACCATCCGCTTCTTTGAAACCCAGCAGAAGAAAATCGACCAGGTCATTGCTAAAGAACTTAAAGCCATTCCCCAAACGTTAGATACTGTTCCTGGTATCGGGCCAGTTTACTCTGCCGGCATTGTAGCCGAAATTGGTGACATCTCCAGGTTTAAGAACCACAATGCCCTTGCTAAATTCGCGGGCCTGACCTGGCGGCAGCATCAGTCCAGCAGGTTTACTGCCGAGGATCTCCCCCTCACCAGGTCCGGTAATTATTACTTACGGTACTACCTCATTGAAGCGGCTAATTCCGTCCGGGTGCGGGAGCCGGAATACGCCGCGTTCTACCGCAAGAAATTTACCGAAGCCAGGCATCATCACCATAAACGTGCCCTGGTCTTGTCTGCCCGCAAACTCGTGCGCATGGTCTTCACGCTGCTGAGTGAGGGCCAAATCTACCGCCAAAGGAGGTTGGGTTAA
- a CDS encoding iron-containing alcohol dehydrogenase, translating into KEACDVVIGMGGGSVMDASKVIAASVLYEGHPRDMLVRAGKAPRLPERALPIITVPTLAATGSEMNNGAVITIDDEGEKIKTFVQAEVLYPRVAVVEPELTVTVPKNHTAFGVCDIITHVTEGYFNGIDGTPLQDRFAEGVILTVLEWGPKAVSDGSDLEARTQVQWASIVALNGWVQAGVNMVAPVHMIEHTLSALYDIPHGAGLAVVNPAWMRFAARVRPERFAQFAQRIFGLSVTGKDSLSLAMEGINRFEEFLRSIGCPTRLSELGIGEITEEMLFRYAEETLKVLRDEEGRLPGRPPLRKEDIVEILRMAM; encoded by the coding sequence AAAAAGAAGCATGTGATGTGGTTATAGGTATGGGTGGCGGTAGCGTCATGGATGCCTCAAAAGTAATTGCAGCCTCAGTCCTTTATGAAGGACATCCCAGGGATATGCTTGTGCGGGCAGGAAAAGCGCCCAGACTTCCAGAGCGAGCTCTTCCCATTATCACTGTACCTACCCTGGCGGCAACTGGCTCGGAAATGAACAACGGTGCGGTGATCACGATTGACGATGAAGGAGAAAAGATAAAAACATTCGTTCAAGCCGAGGTTCTCTATCCTCGTGTGGCAGTGGTGGAACCTGAACTTACGGTGACAGTACCCAAGAATCACACAGCTTTTGGGGTGTGCGACATAATAACCCATGTGACCGAGGGTTATTTTAACGGTATAGACGGGACTCCTCTTCAGGACAGATTTGCCGAGGGAGTGATCCTTACTGTCTTGGAATGGGGACCAAAGGCGGTTAGCGATGGAAGTGACCTGGAAGCGCGCACTCAGGTGCAGTGGGCGTCGATAGTTGCCCTGAACGGCTGGGTACAGGCAGGCGTAAACATGGTGGCTCCGGTGCATATGATCGAGCACACACTTTCCGCACTCTACGATATCCCCCATGGAGCAGGGTTAGCAGTCGTGAACCCGGCTTGGATGCGCTTTGCTGCGAGGGTCCGTCCCGAACGTTTTGCCCAATTTGCTCAACGTATCTTCGGTCTTTCGGTAACAGGTAAAGATAGCTTGAGCCTGGCTATGGAAGGTATTAACAGGTTTGAAGAGTTTTTGCGTTCCATAGGTTGTCCCACGCGCCTGTCGGAATTGGGCATTGGAGAAATTACCGAGGAAATGCTTTTCCGTTATGCAGAAGAGACCCTGAAAGTGCTTCGGGATGAAGAAGGAAGGCTTCCAGGTCGTCCCCCGCTGCGAAAGGAAGATATTGTAGAAATACTGCGTATGGCAATGTAA
- a CDS encoding aldo/keto reductase: protein MQKVVLNNGVEMPILGFGVYQITDLTQCEQCVYDAIMVGYRLIDTAAAYMNEEAVGKAIKRAIEEGIVKREELFITTKLWIQDAGYETTKKAFEKSLKRLQLDYIDLYLIHQPFGDVHCAWRAMEELYREGLVRAIGLSNFQPDRLMDLIVHHEVVPAVNQIEIHPFYQQTESIEFMKKCNVQPEAWGPFAEGRNNIFQNEVLVSIAKKYNKTVAQVILRWLVQRRIVTIPKTVHKERMIENIGIFDFELSQEDVEKIAALDTKKSLFLSHNDPETVKRLGTFKFDI from the coding sequence ATGCAAAAGGTAGTTCTGAACAATGGTGTTGAGATGCCTATACTGGGCTTCGGCGTTTATCAAATTACCGACCTAACGCAGTGTGAACAGTGTGTTTATGATGCAATAATGGTTGGTTATCGTTTAATCGATACTGCAGCCGCCTATATGAATGAAGAAGCGGTTGGCAAGGCTATTAAGAGGGCAATCGAGGAAGGTATAGTAAAAAGAGAAGAACTATTTATTACTACAAAACTTTGGATACAAGACGCGGGCTATGAGACGACCAAGAAAGCATTTGAAAAATCGCTTAAAAGGCTTCAGCTTGACTATATCGACCTTTACTTGATTCATCAACCGTTTGGCGATGTGCATTGTGCTTGGCGGGCTATGGAGGAGCTTTATCGTGAAGGATTAGTCAGGGCAATTGGACTCAGTAACTTCCAACCAGACCGTTTGATGGATTTAATAGTTCACCACGAGGTGGTTCCTGCTGTGAATCAAATTGAAATACACCCCTTCTACCAGCAAACAGAAAGCATCGAGTTCATGAAGAAATGCAATGTCCAGCCAGAAGCCTGGGGTCCTTTTGCAGAAGGCAGGAACAACATCTTTCAGAATGAAGTTTTGGTATCTATAGCCAAAAAGTACAATAAAACGGTTGCCCAGGTGATTTTGCGCTGGCTGGTTCAAAGAAGGATAGTCACAATACCGAAAACTGTGCACAAAGAAAGGATGATCGAAAACATTGGTATATTCGACTTTGAATTAAGTCAAGAGGATGTGGAAAAGATTGCAGCACTGGACACAAAAAAGAGCCTGTTCTTATCCCATAATGATCCGGAAACCGTGAAACGGCTTGGCACATTTAAATTTGATATATAG
- a CDS encoding flavodoxin, whose translation MSDAKCLIAYFSRKGNNYVSGRIINLPIGNTEVIAKKIQELTGGDMFEIKTVKPYPEDYTETTEVAKEEKRQNSRPELANKLEDISSYDVIFLGYPNWWGTMPMAVFTFLESYDFAGKTIVPFCTHEGSGMGSSERDIKKLCPNAKVLPGLAIRGSNVNKADKDVADWLKRLGIS comes from the coding sequence ATGAGTGATGCAAAATGTTTGATTGCCTACTTTTCCCGGAAGGGCAACAACTATGTCAGCGGAAGGATCATTAACCTGCCGATTGGGAACACAGAGGTAATAGCAAAAAAAATACAAGAACTAACTGGTGGTGATATGTTTGAAATTAAAACAGTAAAGCCATATCCGGAAGATTATACAGAAACAACAGAAGTAGCAAAGGAAGAAAAAAGGCAGAATTCCAGACCAGAGCTTGCAAATAAGCTAGAAGACATAAGTTCTTATGATGTGATTTTCCTCGGCTACCCCAATTGGTGGGGAACGATGCCGATGGCGGTATTCACATTTTTAGAGTCTTACGATTTTGCGGGAAAGACCATTGTTCCATTTTGCACCCATGAAGGCAGCGGAATGGGAAGTAGTGAGCGCGACATCAAGAAACTTTGTCCGAATGCCAAGGTACTGCCCGGTTTAGCCATTCGAGGAAGTAATGTTAACAAAGCAGACAAAGATGTTGCAGACTGGCTTAAGAGACTTGGTATATCATAA
- a CDS encoding flavin reductase family protein, with product MDLDARLGKTYRKLYTSTTIVTVNVNGKLNGLTVAWVTRVSRQPSMIAISIEKTRYTRELLDKTDSFAVCVLGKEAKEVAEYFGSVSGRTTDKFKKYSYTMSEGNLPIPEGTIAYFECDKTSSFEAGSHIIYVGTVRREKLLRDEPPLLFGEHRLI from the coding sequence ATGGATCTGGATGCAAGATTGGGAAAGACCTATAGAAAGCTCTATACTTCAACCACTATCGTTACGGTAAACGTGAACGGGAAACTGAATGGGCTCACAGTAGCGTGGGTGACGAGAGTCTCCCGGCAACCTTCCATGATAGCTATCTCTATAGAGAAAACGCGATACACGAGAGAACTCCTCGACAAAACGGATTCCTTCGCCGTTTGTGTGCTCGGAAAAGAAGCAAAGGAAGTGGCAGAGTACTTCGGTAGCGTCTCTGGTAGAACAACTGACAAATTCAAAAAGTATTCCTACACGATGAGCGAGGGGAACCTTCCTATCCCAGAAGGAACCATAGCGTACTTTGAGTGTGATAAAACCAGCAGCTTCGAGGCAGGGAGTCACATCATCTACGTGGGAACAGTCAGAAGAGAAAAGCTTTTAAGGGACGAACCACCTCTTCTGTTTGGAGAGCACCGCTTGATCTGA
- a CDS encoding permease — protein sequence MIDVLNREFIYLWYYFTVMLEQIAPYWTFGIVIGSMISVFGKEKIHKLLVAMQNKKLGAFGVVPASLLGIASPLCMYGTIPIAASFSQKGMRDDWLAAFMMSSILLNPQLLIYSAALGRTVLIIRFVSCFICGIVAGLCIRFFYRDKGFFDFSSFAEPISQDTDPNMLLRLLKNIFRNIKATGVYFLLGIVLSVMFQRYVPADAFASLFGNQRGFGVLMAATIGVPLYVCGGGTIPLLMEWLQSGMSIGAAAAFMITGPATKITNLGAVKIVLGIRRFVLYLLYTVTFAFITGLLIDLWI from the coding sequence ATGATTGATGTGCTCAATCGTGAATTTATTTATCTATGGTATTACTTCACCGTTATGCTTGAGCAAATAGCTCCTTATTGGACGTTTGGAATTGTGATAGGTTCCATGATCTCAGTATTTGGCAAGGAAAAAATCCATAAGTTGCTTGTTGCAATGCAAAATAAAAAACTTGGGGCATTCGGGGTAGTCCCGGCAAGCTTGCTCGGGATCGCCTCGCCCCTTTGCATGTATGGAACAATTCCTATCGCTGCTTCGTTCTCCCAAAAGGGTATGAGAGATGATTGGCTGGCAGCTTTTATGATGAGCTCTATCCTGCTAAACCCACAGCTTCTCATTTACAGTGCCGCGCTTGGTAGGACCGTGCTTATCATACGCTTTGTATCCTGCTTTATTTGCGGGATCGTGGCAGGGCTTTGCATCCGGTTCTTTTACCGGGATAAAGGGTTCTTTGATTTCTCCAGCTTCGCGGAACCGATAAGCCAAGACACAGACCCCAACATGCTGCTCCGCTTGCTGAAAAACATCTTTAGAAACATCAAGGCAACAGGAGTGTATTTTCTGCTTGGCATCGTCCTCTCTGTAATGTTCCAGCGCTATGTGCCTGCAGATGCGTTTGCGAGTCTTTTTGGAAACCAGCGGGGCTTTGGAGTTCTGATGGCGGCGACAATCGGCGTGCCCCTGTATGTGTGCGGCGGAGGAACCATTCCGTTACTGATGGAATGGTTGCAAAGCGGAATGAGCATCGGGGCAGCCGCGGCGTTTATGATTACAGGCCCAGCCACAAAAATCACTAATCTTGGGGCGGTCAAGATTGTCCTAGGTATCAGGCGGTTTGTTCTTTATCTGTTATATACCGTAACGTTTGCATTTATAACAGGTCTGTTGATAGACTTATGGATCTAA
- a CDS encoding MerR family transcriptional regulator, with protein MTIAEVSKKFGLSPDTLRYYERIGLIPRVNRNESGIRDYTEEDCKWIEFIKCMRSSGVQVETLIEYVTLVQQGDETIEARKQILIEQREKLLSRIEEMARALERLNFKIEQYETKLIPAENKLKGLAHNMKRRIMDP; from the coding sequence ATGACGATTGCGGAAGTAAGCAAAAAATTTGGGCTTTCACCGGATACACTCCGCTACTATGAGCGTATTGGACTGATTCCCAGGGTAAATCGCAACGAAAGCGGTATCCGGGATTATACGGAGGAAGACTGTAAGTGGATTGAATTCATTAAATGTATGCGCAGCTCAGGTGTTCAAGTTGAAACGCTGATTGAGTATGTTACACTGGTCCAGCAAGGCGACGAAACTATAGAGGCCAGAAAACAAATCCTTATCGAGCAACGGGAGAAACTTCTTTCCCGCATTGAAGAAATGGCGAGAGCGCTGGAAAGGCTAAATTTTAAAATCGAACAATATGAAACTAAGCTTATCCCGGCAGAAAACAAGTTAAAAGGATTGGCGCACAACATGAAAAGACGTATAATGGACCCATAG